The following proteins come from a genomic window of Corallococcus sp. NCRR:
- a CDS encoding RHS repeat-associated core domain-containing protein: MDTQFRNAAPSRLKQFLSTSVLSLYVVQLLGSCGPVSAQDDARALSKASAQLNGATSLTLPASTVLPTETVNGLATGLTVGRLDVSLDGAATYALPLWVPPGRAGVQPSLTLSYNSRGGNGLLGMGWSVSGFSRIARCNPSLDGAGKRLPIQFNPADDLCLDGARLVLITGTAGAIGATYRTEIDTFSQVKITDADANGPKQFEVRTRDGQVLTYGGYGGAAEGSVLEGPRVLVSAVPPSWVSATYTGAPRVRYSWSVSKVEDRSGNFMRVLYTRTETDGAVEQIPSAIEYTGSVNTVPQLQPLRRVSFQYGPRPDTDVQYVSGLKLRSTQRLLKISMSAPVDSQGTVIEKLREYVFTYGNDSVSKRSLLTYVEECDGKDVCRSPLTFEWEKGLDPNPDRTFEKIDTGITDVAANGVVYPNDPLQSADYLGLDYWTLQTLDINGDGRDDILYRYTGVTSNGVRLPPVWRYRLSTGMGFGPPQTANNLPRAVVGDSLDELITVDLDMDGKTDVIGLNRTNSGHPTSPCDGHYQLYRSTGAGFEAQWNSGEELYDLCYDSVQDVPAPIMHVADLDGDGRPDLLRSRQPITSASIANWSYRLNTTTHAGLSFSAPTRIGGDFSRTSALAGYATDVDGDGAVDVLLRQPASTTTVDGFEQFYSAVEVSPTPCAGGAAGTSCPAQTTATLSALPWDYIQRPQGPYHHLQRWFLDVNGDGLQDVVSMAKEAKVGGVRTPRDLLLSLNTGVGYLPPEHLDIPLGAMPSPIQVNEGRYIDNGVRIIDYNMDGKQDLLLMDSFTDGVYPNAVGRSKVTVLESTGSGFVPRTLNAIPTGITTGSGGAAHPQSQPGTGYGYRLSRLMDIDGDGLTDLVQVEPTGNLNEFSLQIYRRQAGRPDLMKAVLDSNGNRTTVIYMALTDFRVSTALYTPGTCTYPQYCAASALPVVGMLYAPNGRGGTRSAQFSYKDSRYALRGQGWLGFASRTTFDSDTLQTSTVHMDNAKQAGSLYPWARLPYLETSSIPASTSVTLSRQTTRKWELRNAPENRTKFLCPTLGFSGEYDNQQGQFRDVVTNRDCDAYGNIVSEETFIANDAQDMNPHRHKVEVSYSNYTPNWTLGMPMSRTETDSIAADARHPSGGVASRTVRYSYCTQYDYQEEAAEQCPWSNLLYKVVIEPDATGPAGADVWLATTVSRDTTGQVTSQTQRARQGIVKSFSVREYDPVERIFPVVDQTFLGEDVSTASHRTDRLYHPGLGLLAIQEDANGVREEWRYDGLGRLRRQSAPYRVGSQTVASAANTTVSYGKEQSRTTITVKQDGGGEHISLLDGFDRLVEERERASDGSWSHATREYDALGRLWKQSFPYSDRETPAFTVINYDKAGRLSQVEAGGTIKEVRTYEGRNVRQRSGWSERRLLVNARGQVVESQDFKTVGNPQSAVSTRLSYGPFGVVDFVEDAKGNLTTMNYDVLGRRTQLVTPEAGASETRYDALGDVREQADSLGNVTTFARDFLGRPVSVQTPEGVTRFEWDTAPNGMGALAWARSGPSATSSPTDVVLTYGYDALGRSLWETTSVDGGASSYRVDRGYDAYGRMAALIYPQVDSQLRLGMTLEYNSYNGRFSGIRNTVTGQLYWSALESNAAGQLTRELYGNGVSSLSRYDRQGQLRFIESQGGQGTLQRIAYVWNTAGNLQLRNDLLVNVHESFSYDALNRLTAWNVKTACNTSTTSFSYDDIGNLLLRTVSQQGADAFTEQQDYRYGEAGAGPNALTGLGGEVFGYDSAGNQLSWAAPNGDYRQVTYTSFSLPKVLESAQAGRLDFKYDAFQKRVLKLRNNGDSTLYVSGLYEKRQMAGVVSHVFQIPGASGPVAQVQWTAGSGGYNVETLYLHGDHLGSIETVSNQAGAVVQRRKYQPFGAQANPANPTQRVLATTNSIRTGFTGHEDDAESSLVNMGGRLYDPRAGRFLSVDPFVTAPFSSQGYNRYSYVFNNPLSMTDPSGFTAEGINGCYGCGGQSGAGLDLTRPVVAIASWVADVAVRAINTIVETFTGVSDVNGAVQKTEDVSDGAGHAISSMANAALEHEANRSLSSRMMWGAYPLLQMSSETFLSVSDGARAGYSNWGLAGAGAGAIDTQVPVFSMWTAFSDAQSAFAGGNYRGVGFNGAVGVVAMVAVVASLGDGKAILGELKFAAKGLSGVPSRVLSRINLRMGSVAEGVGWSHVVDRHFNPAKNASQFTISQEELRELLQSEDVVSAPVLRELQSADGVRYVRELTFDRPIGVDKFKGLQPTSTMTVLTDKFGNLVTVTPGVIK, encoded by the coding sequence ATGGACACCCAGTTCAGGAATGCAGCGCCAAGCCGCTTGAAGCAGTTCCTCTCCACGTCGGTCCTATCCCTCTACGTCGTGCAGTTGCTGGGAAGCTGCGGCCCCGTGTCGGCGCAGGACGACGCGCGCGCCCTGTCGAAGGCGTCAGCCCAACTGAATGGGGCGACGAGCCTGACGCTGCCCGCGTCGACGGTCCTGCCCACGGAGACCGTGAATGGCCTCGCCACGGGACTGACCGTGGGCCGTCTGGATGTGTCCCTGGATGGTGCCGCGACCTATGCCCTGCCCCTGTGGGTTCCTCCAGGGCGGGCGGGGGTCCAGCCGTCGCTGACGCTGTCCTACAACAGCCGTGGCGGCAATGGCCTGCTGGGCATGGGCTGGTCGGTGAGCGGCTTCTCCCGCATCGCCCGCTGCAATCCCTCGCTGGACGGGGCGGGGAAGCGGCTGCCCATCCAGTTCAACCCGGCGGATGACCTCTGCTTGGACGGGGCCCGGCTGGTGCTCATCACCGGAACCGCGGGCGCCATCGGCGCGACGTACCGCACGGAGATCGACACCTTCTCGCAGGTGAAAATCACCGACGCGGATGCGAACGGCCCGAAGCAGTTCGAGGTCCGCACCCGCGACGGGCAGGTCCTCACCTACGGCGGTTACGGCGGGGCCGCGGAGGGCTCTGTGTTGGAGGGCCCGCGGGTGCTGGTCTCGGCCGTTCCCCCGTCGTGGGTCTCCGCGACGTACACCGGGGCACCTCGCGTCCGGTATTCGTGGTCCGTCTCGAAGGTCGAGGACCGCAGCGGCAACTTCATGCGCGTGCTCTACACCCGCACGGAGACCGACGGAGCCGTCGAGCAGATCCCCTCCGCCATCGAATACACGGGCTCGGTGAACACCGTGCCCCAGCTCCAGCCGCTCCGTCGCGTCTCCTTTCAGTACGGGCCGCGGCCGGACACGGATGTCCAATACGTCTCGGGCCTGAAGCTGAGGTCCACCCAGCGGCTGCTCAAGATCTCCATGTCGGCCCCGGTGGATTCCCAGGGCACGGTCATCGAAAAGCTTCGCGAGTATGTCTTCACCTACGGCAACGACAGCGTCTCGAAACGCAGCCTGCTGACCTACGTCGAGGAGTGCGACGGCAAGGACGTCTGCCGCAGCCCGCTCACGTTCGAGTGGGAGAAGGGCCTCGATCCGAACCCCGACCGGACCTTCGAGAAGATCGACACGGGCATCACGGACGTGGCGGCCAACGGCGTCGTCTACCCGAATGATCCCCTCCAGAGCGCGGACTACCTGGGCCTCGACTACTGGACGCTCCAGACGCTGGACATCAACGGCGACGGTCGGGACGACATCCTCTACCGGTACACGGGCGTGACGAGCAACGGCGTGCGCCTGCCTCCGGTCTGGAGGTACCGGCTCTCCACCGGGATGGGCTTCGGCCCTCCGCAGACCGCCAACAACCTCCCCAGGGCGGTGGTGGGGGACTCGCTGGATGAGCTGATCACCGTCGACTTGGACATGGATGGAAAGACCGACGTCATCGGTCTGAACCGGACGAACTCCGGCCATCCCACGTCGCCGTGTGACGGGCACTACCAGCTCTACCGCTCCACGGGCGCTGGCTTCGAAGCGCAGTGGAACAGCGGCGAGGAGCTCTACGACCTCTGCTACGACTCGGTGCAGGACGTGCCGGCCCCCATCATGCACGTCGCGGATCTGGACGGTGATGGTCGCCCGGACCTGCTGCGCTCGCGCCAGCCGATCACCTCCGCGAGCATCGCGAACTGGAGCTACCGCCTCAACACCACGACCCATGCCGGGTTGAGCTTCTCGGCGCCCACCCGCATCGGAGGGGACTTCTCCCGGACCTCGGCGCTCGCAGGCTACGCGACGGACGTGGACGGAGATGGCGCCGTCGATGTGTTGTTGCGGCAGCCTGCCTCCACCACGACGGTGGACGGCTTCGAGCAGTTCTATTCTGCGGTCGAAGTCTCTCCGACGCCGTGTGCCGGCGGGGCCGCAGGGACGTCGTGTCCGGCGCAGACGACCGCCACCCTGTCGGCCCTTCCCTGGGACTACATCCAGCGGCCCCAGGGCCCCTATCACCACCTGCAGCGGTGGTTCCTGGACGTCAACGGCGATGGCCTCCAGGACGTCGTGAGCATGGCGAAGGAGGCGAAGGTCGGCGGCGTGCGCACGCCGCGCGACCTCCTGCTCTCATTGAACACGGGCGTGGGCTACCTGCCGCCCGAGCACCTCGACATTCCGTTGGGCGCGATGCCCAGCCCCATCCAGGTCAATGAGGGGCGCTACATCGACAATGGCGTTCGCATCATCGATTACAACATGGACGGCAAGCAGGACCTCCTGCTGATGGACTCGTTCACGGACGGGGTCTACCCGAACGCCGTGGGCCGTTCGAAGGTGACGGTCCTCGAGTCGACGGGCAGTGGCTTCGTGCCGCGGACCCTGAATGCCATCCCTACGGGAATCACCACGGGCAGCGGTGGTGCCGCCCATCCCCAGTCGCAGCCGGGAACGGGGTACGGCTATCGCCTGTCACGCCTGATGGACATCGACGGTGATGGCCTGACGGACCTGGTGCAGGTCGAGCCCACCGGGAACCTCAACGAGTTCTCGCTTCAGATCTACCGCCGCCAGGCCGGCCGGCCTGACCTGATGAAGGCGGTGCTGGACTCCAATGGCAACCGGACGACGGTGATCTACATGGCGTTGACGGACTTCCGCGTCAGCACCGCGCTCTATACGCCGGGGACGTGCACCTACCCCCAGTACTGTGCCGCGTCCGCGCTCCCGGTGGTCGGAATGCTGTATGCCCCGAATGGCCGGGGAGGAACCCGCTCCGCTCAGTTCAGCTACAAGGACAGCCGCTATGCGCTTCGAGGCCAGGGGTGGCTGGGGTTCGCCTCCAGGACCACCTTTGACTCGGACACCCTGCAGACGTCCACGGTGCACATGGACAACGCCAAGCAGGCCGGCTCGCTCTATCCCTGGGCGCGCCTGCCATACCTGGAGACGTCCTCGATTCCCGCGTCCACCAGTGTGACCCTCTCGAGGCAGACCACCCGGAAATGGGAACTGCGGAACGCGCCCGAGAACCGGACGAAGTTCCTGTGTCCGACCCTCGGTTTCTCGGGCGAATACGACAACCAGCAGGGACAGTTCCGGGATGTCGTCACGAACCGGGATTGTGATGCCTACGGCAACATTGTGAGCGAAGAGACCTTCATCGCGAACGACGCCCAGGACATGAACCCCCACCGCCACAAGGTGGAGGTGAGCTACTCGAACTACACGCCCAACTGGACGCTGGGCATGCCGATGTCCAGGACGGAGACGGACAGCATCGCGGCGGATGCGCGGCACCCTTCGGGAGGGGTTGCTTCGCGCACCGTGCGCTACAGCTATTGCACTCAGTACGACTACCAGGAGGAGGCGGCGGAGCAGTGCCCGTGGTCCAACCTGCTGTACAAGGTCGTGATCGAGCCGGATGCGACGGGGCCAGCGGGCGCCGACGTCTGGCTGGCGACGACAGTGAGCCGGGATACGACAGGGCAGGTGACCTCCCAGACGCAGCGGGCGCGTCAGGGCATCGTCAAATCGTTCTCGGTTCGCGAGTACGACCCGGTGGAGCGCATCTTTCCGGTCGTGGACCAGACCTTCCTGGGCGAAGACGTCTCGACCGCGTCACATCGCACGGATCGGCTGTATCACCCAGGGCTGGGGTTGCTGGCCATCCAGGAGGACGCCAACGGCGTGCGCGAAGAATGGCGCTACGACGGATTGGGCCGTCTGCGAAGGCAGAGCGCTCCGTACCGGGTGGGAAGCCAGACGGTCGCATCCGCGGCGAACACGACCGTGAGCTACGGAAAGGAGCAGTCGCGGACGACCATCACAGTGAAGCAGGACGGCGGCGGGGAACACATCAGTCTCCTGGATGGCTTCGATCGCTTGGTCGAGGAGCGCGAGCGAGCTTCGGACGGGAGCTGGAGCCATGCGACCCGGGAGTACGACGCGTTGGGGCGCCTGTGGAAACAGTCCTTCCCCTATTCCGACCGGGAGACGCCCGCCTTCACTGTCATCAACTATGACAAGGCGGGGCGGCTGTCCCAGGTGGAGGCCGGCGGAACCATCAAGGAGGTGCGCACCTACGAAGGGCGCAACGTCCGGCAGCGGAGTGGCTGGTCGGAGCGGCGGCTCCTGGTGAATGCCCGGGGCCAGGTGGTGGAGAGCCAGGACTTTAAGACGGTGGGCAACCCCCAGAGTGCCGTCAGCACGCGGCTGAGCTACGGCCCCTTTGGGGTGGTGGATTTCGTGGAGGATGCCAAGGGCAACCTCACCACGATGAACTACGACGTCCTCGGGCGCCGCACGCAGCTCGTGACGCCGGAGGCAGGTGCGTCCGAGACCCGCTACGACGCCCTGGGCGATGTCCGTGAGCAGGCGGATTCCCTGGGGAACGTCACCACCTTCGCTCGTGACTTCCTGGGGCGGCCCGTGTCGGTGCAGACGCCGGAGGGGGTCACGCGCTTCGAATGGGACACCGCTCCCAACGGCATGGGGGCCCTGGCCTGGGCCAGGTCAGGTCCTTCCGCTACATCGAGCCCGACGGACGTGGTGCTGACGTACGGCTACGACGCCCTGGGCCGCTCCCTGTGGGAGACCACGAGCGTGGATGGGGGCGCCAGCTCGTACCGGGTCGACCGGGGCTACGACGCCTACGGCCGCATGGCTGCGCTCATCTACCCGCAGGTCGACTCCCAACTGCGTCTGGGGATGACGCTGGAGTACAACAGCTACAACGGGCGGTTCAGCGGAATCCGCAACACGGTGACGGGTCAGCTCTACTGGAGCGCCCTGGAGAGCAACGCCGCCGGGCAATTGACCCGGGAGCTTTACGGCAACGGAGTTTCATCCCTGAGCCGTTACGACAGACAGGGGCAGCTCCGCTTCATTGAGTCACAGGGCGGCCAGGGAACGCTCCAGCGGATCGCCTATGTGTGGAATACGGCGGGGAATCTCCAACTCCGGAATGACCTGCTGGTCAACGTGCACGAAAGCTTCTCCTACGACGCGCTGAACCGGTTGACGGCGTGGAACGTCAAGACGGCCTGCAACACCTCGACGACGAGCTTCAGCTACGACGACATCGGCAATCTGTTGCTGCGCACCGTGAGCCAGCAAGGGGCGGACGCGTTCACCGAGCAGCAGGACTACCGGTATGGCGAAGCAGGGGCGGGGCCCAATGCGCTGACCGGGCTGGGTGGAGAGGTGTTCGGGTATGACTCCGCCGGCAATCAGCTCTCCTGGGCGGCGCCCAACGGGGACTACCGCCAGGTGACGTACACGTCGTTCAGCCTGCCCAAGGTCCTGGAGTCGGCGCAGGCTGGACGGCTGGACTTCAAGTACGACGCTTTCCAGAAGCGGGTCTTGAAGCTGCGCAACAACGGCGACTCTACGCTCTACGTGTCAGGGCTCTACGAGAAGCGGCAGATGGCGGGAGTCGTCTCGCACGTCTTCCAGATTCCCGGTGCGAGCGGGCCGGTGGCCCAGGTTCAGTGGACGGCGGGAAGCGGTGGTTACAACGTCGAGACCCTCTATCTCCACGGTGACCACCTGGGCTCCATCGAGACCGTCTCGAACCAGGCGGGAGCCGTGGTCCAGCGGCGGAAGTACCAGCCCTTTGGTGCGCAGGCGAACCCTGCCAATCCGACGCAGCGGGTGCTGGCGACGACGAACTCCATCCGCACGGGCTTCACGGGACATGAAGATGACGCGGAATCCTCGCTGGTGAACATGGGAGGCCGGCTCTACGACCCGCGCGCCGGCCGCTTCCTGTCAGTGGATCCGTTCGTGACTGCCCCGTTCTCCAGCCAGGGGTACAACCGGTACAGTTACGTCTTCAACAACCCCTTGTCCATGACGGACCCGTCTGGCTTCACCGCCGAAGGCATCAACGGATGCTACGGGTGCGGTGGGCAAAGCGGAGCGGGACTGGATCTGACCCGCCCAGTGGTGGCTATCGCCAGTTGGGTGGCGGATGTTGCTGTTCGCGCAATCAATACAATTGTTGAGACATTCACCGGTGTTTCAGATGTGAATGGCGCCGTACAGAAGACGGAGGACGTGAGTGACGGCGCGGGCCACGCGATCTCCAGCATGGCGAATGCTGCCTTGGAGCATGAGGCGAACCGGTCGCTTTCAAGCCGGATGATGTGGGGGGCCTACCCATTGCTCCAGATGAGCAGTGAGACGTTTCTGTCGGTCTCCGATGGTGCCAGGGCAGGATACTCGAATTGGGGGTTGGCTGGAGCGGGAGCGGGGGCGATTGATACCCAGGTCCCTGTCTTCAGTATGTGGACTGCCTTCTCCGATGCACAAAGTGCTTTCGCTGGCGGTAACTACCGAGGCGTTGGTTTCAATGGCGCTGTTGGCGTTGTTGCGATGGTTGCTGTTGTGGCAAGCCTGGGAGATGGGAAGGCAATTCTTGGAGAACTTAAGTTCGCCGCCAAGGGTCTGTCCGGCGTTCCTAGTCGTGTTCTATCGAGAATCAACCTGCGAATGGGGAGCGTGGCGGAGGGCGTTGGCTGGAGCCATGTTGTCGATCGCCACTTCAATCCTGCCAAGAACGCCTCGCAGTTCACGATCTCACAGGAAGAACTTCGAGAACTCCTTCAAAGCGAAGATGTGGTGAGTGCTCCAGTCCTGCGCGAGCTCCAAAGCGCCGATGGCGTTCGCTATGTGCGCGAACTGACCTTCGACCGCCCGATAGGGGTGGACAAGTTCAAGGGATTGCAGCCAACCTCGACGATGACGGTCCTCACGGACAAGTTCGGTAACTTGGTGACAGTGACACCCGGAGTGATCAAGTGA
- a CDS encoding hemerythrin domain-containing protein, producing MAAPTDFVSLGALHRDLEELFLQHQEALMGMDLPAARERLTLYRDELTRHLEAEEALLLPELPRAGRIRGAAPELFTGEHQRMRELLAKCQEAVDALDASTPDYRRAVLRVFDMESTFKHLEHHHSLREETYLFPALDGVLGEEERRALLAAFLARTISPEA from the coding sequence ATGGCCGCGCCCACCGACTTCGTCAGCCTGGGAGCGCTCCACCGCGACCTGGAGGAGCTGTTCCTCCAGCACCAGGAAGCGCTGATGGGCATGGACCTGCCCGCCGCGCGCGAACGCCTGACGCTCTATCGAGACGAGCTGACGCGGCACCTGGAGGCGGAGGAGGCCCTGCTATTGCCGGAGCTGCCGCGCGCCGGAAGGATCCGAGGCGCCGCGCCGGAGCTCTTCACCGGCGAGCACCAGCGCATGCGGGAGCTGCTGGCGAAGTGTCAGGAGGCCGTGGACGCGCTGGACGCGAGCACACCGGACTACCGCCGCGCGGTGCTCCGCGTGTTCGACATGGAGAGCACGTTCAAGCACCTGGAGCACCACCACTCACTGCGCGAGGAGACGTACCTGTTCCCCGCCTTGGATGGAGTGCTGGGTGAAGAGGAGCGGCGGGCCCTGCTGGCCGCGTTCCTCGCGCGCACTATTTCTCCGGAGGCGTGA
- a CDS encoding hemerythrin domain-containing protein — protein sequence MNEASSRRRFLSTVVLLGAASTVNAAPKSRPAEVNATEDLMREHGVIRRTLLVYDELARRLDLREEKAPAEVLAQATRLMRRFGEDYHEKTEETEVFPRLVKAGQQKELVQVLLEQHAAGRKLTASILAAASGRDALTQPQQRATVARQLTQFIRMYRPHAAREDTVLFPAFRELFDEKQFQELGERFEAQEHRVLGSDGFENALKEVAQLERALGIHDLARFTPPEK from the coding sequence ATGAATGAGGCGTCCAGCCGCCGCCGCTTCCTGTCCACGGTCGTCTTGCTGGGCGCGGCAAGCACCGTGAACGCGGCGCCCAAGTCCAGGCCCGCGGAGGTGAACGCCACGGAGGACCTGATGCGCGAGCACGGCGTCATCCGCCGCACGCTCCTGGTCTACGACGAGCTCGCTCGCCGCCTCGACCTCCGTGAAGAGAAGGCTCCCGCGGAGGTGCTCGCCCAGGCCACCCGGCTCATGCGCCGCTTCGGCGAGGACTACCACGAGAAGACAGAGGAGACGGAGGTGTTCCCCCGGCTGGTGAAGGCGGGACAGCAGAAGGAGCTCGTCCAGGTGCTGCTCGAACAACACGCCGCCGGGCGCAAGCTCACCGCGTCCATCCTCGCCGCGGCCTCGGGCCGCGACGCCCTCACTCAACCCCAGCAGAGGGCCACGGTCGCGCGGCAGCTCACGCAGTTCATCCGCATGTACCGGCCCCACGCCGCGCGTGAGGACACGGTCCTGTTCCCCGCGTTCCGCGAACTCTTCGACGAGAAGCAATTCCAGGAACTGGGCGAGCGCTTCGAGGCGCAGGAGCACCGGGTGCTGGGGAGCGACGGCTTCGAGAACGCGCTCAAGGAGGTGGCTCAGCTGGAGCGCGCGCTTGGCATCCACGACCTCGCCCGGTTCACGCCTCCGGAGAAATAG
- the aat gene encoding leucyl/phenylalanyl-tRNA--protein transferase encodes MPIYLLSDDEPELFPPPSKADKSGLLAVGGDLRPERLVAAYSQGIFPWYSEGQPILWHSPDPRFVLEPDKIHVGRSLRKVMNRGTYTVRYDTVFAKVIDACSRVHRPGQDGTWITDAMKQAYIRLHELGLAHSVEAWDGEVLVGGLYGVSLGAAYFGESMFALAPDASKVAFATAVERFKGWGFQLIDCQVETEHLERFGAESWPRKRFLAALEQALKEPTRRGRWTE; translated from the coding sequence GTGCCCATCTACCTGCTGAGTGACGACGAGCCGGAGCTGTTCCCCCCGCCCTCCAAGGCGGACAAGAGCGGCCTGCTGGCGGTGGGCGGCGACCTGCGCCCGGAGCGGCTGGTGGCCGCGTACTCGCAGGGCATCTTCCCCTGGTACAGCGAGGGGCAGCCCATCCTGTGGCACTCGCCCGACCCGCGCTTCGTGCTGGAGCCGGACAAGATTCACGTGGGCCGTTCGCTGCGCAAGGTGATGAACCGGGGCACGTACACAGTGCGCTACGACACGGTGTTCGCGAAGGTCATCGACGCGTGCTCGCGAGTGCACCGTCCGGGGCAGGACGGCACGTGGATCACGGACGCGATGAAGCAGGCGTACATCCGGTTGCACGAGCTGGGGCTGGCGCACTCGGTGGAGGCGTGGGACGGCGAGGTGCTGGTGGGCGGGCTGTACGGCGTGTCGCTGGGCGCGGCGTACTTCGGGGAGAGCATGTTCGCGCTGGCGCCGGACGCGTCGAAGGTGGCGTTCGCCACGGCGGTGGAGCGCTTCAAGGGCTGGGGCTTCCAGCTCATCGACTGCCAGGTGGAGACCGAGCACCTGGAGCGCTTCGGCGCGGAGTCCTGGCCGCGCAAGCGCTTCCTGGCGGCGCTGGAGCAGGCGTTGAAGGAGCCCACGCGGCGGGGGCGGTGGACGGAGTAG
- a CDS encoding LEA type 2 family protein, which translates to MSFVNRSTCLMALVSALFALNSGCASAPVRSGGPPALTAQETAVVSQGLTDASVRYTGQITGTANGVVERADYELVADGQVVKTGSAKLGVPFAPGTPADFSIEEKSSYVKSPEDLARLSAQGGTVLIALRGTLVVRSGGSEETVPFAASRAVRVPRLPEVIVESLDAARYSPEEVQINLRLGVRNPNPFPLRLDSLTYQVAVADKPLEEGTTAQADSVDASATGVYPVEVAVTAQSWGPGVKALIGKGVLPYSVKGELKGPLLQVPYFLKGDVKLNVSR; encoded by the coding sequence ATGTCCTTTGTGAATCGCTCGACCTGCTTGATGGCCCTGGTGTCCGCGCTGTTCGCCCTCAACTCCGGGTGTGCCTCCGCCCCGGTCCGCTCCGGAGGCCCCCCGGCCCTGACGGCCCAGGAGACCGCCGTCGTCTCCCAGGGGCTCACCGACGCCTCCGTGCGCTACACCGGACAAATCACCGGCACCGCCAACGGCGTCGTGGAGCGCGCCGACTACGAGCTCGTCGCCGACGGGCAGGTGGTCAAGACGGGCTCCGCGAAGCTGGGGGTGCCGTTCGCGCCGGGGACCCCCGCGGACTTCTCCATCGAGGAGAAGTCTTCCTACGTGAAGAGCCCCGAGGACCTGGCCCGCCTGAGCGCCCAGGGCGGCACGGTGCTCATCGCGCTGCGCGGCACGCTGGTGGTGCGCTCCGGCGGCAGCGAGGAGACCGTGCCCTTCGCCGCCAGCCGCGCCGTGCGCGTGCCCCGGCTGCCGGAGGTCATCGTGGAGAGCCTGGACGCCGCGCGCTATTCGCCGGAGGAGGTGCAGATCAACCTGCGGCTGGGCGTGCGCAACCCGAACCCCTTCCCGCTGCGGCTGGACTCGCTGACCTACCAGGTCGCCGTGGCGGACAAGCCCCTGGAGGAGGGCACCACCGCGCAGGCGGACTCGGTGGATGCGTCCGCCACGGGCGTGTACCCGGTGGAGGTGGCGGTGACGGCCCAGTCCTGGGGGCCGGGCGTCAAGGCGCTCATCGGGAAGGGCGTCCTGCCCTACAGCGTGAAGGGCGAGCTGAAGGGCCCCCTGTTGCAGGTCCCCTACTTCCTGAAGGGTGACGTGAAGCTCAACGTGTCCCGCTAG
- a CDS encoding PDDEXK nuclease domain-containing protein, protein MLWTHHLIILSQAKPVEPREFYILTALKERWSKRELERQIRSGAVLREARATKKVSPAVRQTHIQCLVAFELKVDKFKPADLGQLSFYVEALDRDVEKLHERPSIGLLLCATKDDEYALARTTAPTLVAEYQTFLPSKELLRAKLHKLYAQLAQESYHSETSRAVSVRRPPSPSRKDLIHARHTLPPCKK, encoded by the coding sequence TTGCTGTGGACGCACCACCTCATCATCCTCAGCCAGGCCAAGCCCGTCGAGCCCCGCGAGTTCTACATCCTCACCGCCCTCAAGGAGCGCTGGTCCAAGCGGGAACTCGAACGGCAGATCCGTTCGGGCGCCGTCCTCCGCGAGGCCCGCGCCACGAAGAAAGTCTCGCCAGCGGTGAGACAAACTCACATTCAATGCCTCGTCGCCTTCGAGTTGAAGGTCGACAAGTTCAAGCCGGCCGATCTCGGTCAGCTCTCGTTCTACGTCGAGGCGCTTGACCGCGACGTGGAGAAGCTCCACGAGCGGCCCTCGATAGGCTTGCTCCTCTGCGCGACGAAGGATGACGAGTACGCGCTCGCGCGGACGACGGCGCCCACTCTCGTCGCCGAATACCAGACGTTCCTGCCCTCAAAGGAGCTGTTGCGGGCGAAGCTCCACAAGTTGTACGCGCAGCTCGCACAGGAGAGCTACCACAGTGAGACGAGCCGAGCGGTAAGCGTACGGAGGCCTCCGAGCCCTTCTCGCAAGGATCTCATCCACGCGAGGCACACGCTGCCTCCGTGTAAGAAGTAG